Proteins co-encoded in one Bacillus infantis NRRL B-14911 genomic window:
- a CDS encoding YunC family protein — MMELSPVIIDGHTFLSVSVQLPKTTLLAVSSEKGYIMCGALDIALLNEKLKDRKVIAGRAVGVRTIEQLLEAPLESVTFEAEELGIHKGMIGKDALLKML; from the coding sequence ATGATGGAACTGTCACCTGTCATCATCGACGGCCATACCTTTTTAAGCGTATCCGTTCAGCTGCCGAAAACGACCCTGCTCGCTGTCTCGAGCGAAAAGGGCTATATTATGTGCGGAGCGCTGGACATCGCCCTGCTCAATGAAAAGCTGAAGGACCGGAAAGTGATTGCTGGAAGGGCTGTTGGTGTCCGCACGATCGAGCAGCTCCTGGAGGCACCGCTGGAATCGGTGACCTTTGAGGCTGAAGAACTTGGAATCCATAAAGGCATGATCGGCAAGGACGCCCTGCTGAAAATGCTGTAG